Proteins co-encoded in one Marinobacter gudaonensis genomic window:
- a CDS encoding carbohydrate ABC transporter permease: MTEVVRTGFRPSRVAIYGVLLLAALVYLIPLFIMLVTSFKTPMDIRTGNLMALPTDWTTIGWTKAWSEACTGVQCEGIRGYFWNSFKMTVPAVLISTLLGAFNGYVLSKWKFKGSDLFFGMLLFGCFVPFQVVLLPMAATLGKLGLANTTTGLVLVHVIYGVAFTTLFFRNYYVAIPDALIKAARLDGAGFFTIFFRILLPMSTPIFMVSLIWQFTQIWNDFLFGVVFASGDSQPITVALNNLVNTSTGVKEYNVDMAAAMIAALPTLVVYIVAGKYFIRGLTAGSVKG; this comes from the coding sequence ATGACTGAGGTGGTTCGTACCGGCTTTCGTCCCAGTCGCGTCGCCATCTACGGCGTTCTGCTGCTGGCGGCACTGGTGTACCTGATTCCGCTGTTCATCATGCTGGTGACCAGCTTCAAGACCCCCATGGACATCCGCACCGGCAACCTGATGGCGCTGCCCACGGACTGGACCACCATCGGCTGGACCAAGGCCTGGTCCGAGGCCTGCACCGGCGTTCAGTGTGAAGGTATCCGCGGCTATTTCTGGAACTCCTTCAAGATGACGGTGCCGGCCGTGTTGATTTCCACGCTGCTGGGCGCCTTCAACGGTTACGTGCTGTCGAAGTGGAAGTTCAAGGGCTCTGACCTGTTCTTTGGGATGCTGCTGTTCGGCTGCTTCGTGCCCTTTCAAGTGGTGTTGCTGCCCATGGCAGCCACCCTGGGCAAGCTCGGGCTCGCGAACACCACCACCGGTCTGGTGCTGGTGCACGTGATCTACGGGGTGGCCTTTACCACGCTGTTCTTCAGGAACTACTACGTGGCCATTCCCGATGCGTTGATCAAGGCGGCCCGGCTGGATGGCGCCGGTTTCTTCACCATTTTCTTTCGCATCCTGCTGCCCATGTCCACTCCCATTTTCATGGTGTCGCTGATCTGGCAATTCACCCAGATCTGGAACGACTTCCTGTTTGGCGTGGTGTTCGCCAGCGGCGACAGCCAGCCCATCACCGTGGCCCTGAACAACCTGGTGAATACCAGCACCGGTGTGAAGGAATACAACGTCGACATGGCGGCGGCCATGATTGCCGCCCTGCCCACGCTGGTGGTCTACATCGTCGCCGGTAAATATTTTATCCGGGGCCTTACCGCCGGCTCCGTGAAAGGTTGA
- a CDS encoding carbohydrate ABC transporter permease codes for MEHTQRHPVRVARAPSRFLDALQRWLPKLVVAPTFVLIGVGIYGYMLWTGVLSFTSSSFLPVYDFVGFEQYAKLMANDRWLTASVNLGIFGGLFILSCLVIGVLLAIFLDQKIRQEGAIRTIYLYPMALSMIVTGTVWKWILNPSLGLEKLMHDWGWTSFSFDWLVNSDMAIYTIVMAAVWQASGFVMALFLAGLRGVDSSIIRAARVDGASLPLIYWKIILPSLRPVFFSAVMVLAHIAIKSFDLVMAMTAGGPGYSTDLPAVFMYAHTFTRGQMGLGSASAMLMLGAILALIVPYLYSELREKRHD; via the coding sequence ATGGAACACACTCAACGCCACCCGGTCCGGGTGGCCCGGGCGCCGTCCCGCTTTCTCGACGCCCTGCAACGCTGGCTGCCAAAGCTGGTGGTGGCGCCCACGTTTGTACTGATCGGTGTCGGCATCTACGGCTACATGCTCTGGACCGGCGTGCTGTCGTTCACCAGCTCCAGCTTTCTGCCGGTGTATGACTTTGTCGGCTTTGAGCAATACGCCAAGCTCATGGCCAACGATCGCTGGCTGACCGCCTCCGTGAACCTGGGCATCTTTGGCGGCCTGTTCATTCTCAGTTGCCTGGTCATTGGCGTGCTGCTGGCCATCTTCCTGGACCAGAAAATCCGTCAGGAAGGCGCCATCCGCACCATCTACCTGTACCCCATGGCCCTGTCGATGATTGTCACCGGCACCGTCTGGAAGTGGATTCTCAATCCGAGCCTCGGCCTGGAAAAGCTCATGCACGACTGGGGCTGGACCTCGTTCAGCTTCGACTGGCTGGTGAACTCCGACATGGCCATCTACACCATCGTGATGGCCGCCGTGTGGCAGGCTTCCGGCTTTGTCATGGCGCTGTTTCTGGCCGGACTTCGCGGCGTGGATTCCTCCATTATCCGGGCGGCCCGGGTGGATGGCGCCAGCCTGCCGCTGATCTACTGGAAAATCATCCTGCCCTCCCTGCGGCCGGTATTTTTCAGCGCGGTGATGGTGCTCGCCCACATCGCCATCAAGAGCTTTGACCTGGTGATGGCCATGACCGCCGGTGGCCCGGGTTACTCCACCGATCTGCCCGCGGTGTTCATGTACGCCCACACCTTTACCCGGGGCCAGATGGGCCTGGGTTCGGCCAGCGCCATGCTGATGCTGGGTGCCATTCTGGCTCTGATCGTGCCTTACCTGTACTCGGAACTGAGGGAGAAACGTCATGACTGA
- a CDS encoding ABC transporter substrate-binding protein, whose amino-acid sequence MKLFKKTLAAAAVTAALLPAQAIQAGEVEVLHWWTAGGEARAAAALKEMMEEQGHTWKDFAVAGGGGEAAMTVLKTRAVSGNPPAAAQIKGLDIKEWAKLGFLTSLDDVAEANKWNQLIPPVIADVMKYEGNYVAVPVNVHRVNWLWANPDVLEKAGVKVPTTLDEFHAAAEKLEAAGVIPLAHGGQPWQDATVFEAVALAVMGPEDFARAFVEHDMEVINSAKMEAVFSEFAKVMSYVDDNAAGRDWNTATGMVIRGEAAMQIMGDWAKGEFTAAGLTPGEDYICAPAPGTTGEFTFNVDSFAMFSLSDEANTEAQKDLARTILEPEFQTVFNKAKGSIPVRTDMDMSGFDTCAQASMDTFKSSADTGGLVPSFAHGLATTSYVQGQIFDVVTNFVNSDNKDPARATDQLAAAIQAAL is encoded by the coding sequence ATGAAACTGTTCAAGAAAACCCTCGCTGCCGCCGCCGTAACGGCGGCCCTGCTGCCGGCCCAGGCCATCCAGGCCGGTGAAGTGGAAGTCCTGCACTGGTGGACGGCTGGCGGTGAAGCCCGCGCCGCTGCCGCATTGAAGGAAATGATGGAAGAACAGGGCCACACCTGGAAGGACTTTGCGGTGGCCGGTGGTGGCGGTGAAGCGGCCATGACCGTGCTCAAGACCCGGGCGGTGTCCGGCAACCCGCCGGCGGCGGCCCAGATCAAAGGTCTGGACATAAAGGAATGGGCCAAGCTGGGCTTTCTCACCAGCCTCGATGACGTCGCCGAAGCCAATAAATGGAACCAGCTGATTCCGCCGGTGATTGCCGATGTCATGAAGTACGAAGGCAACTACGTGGCGGTGCCGGTGAACGTGCACCGGGTGAACTGGCTCTGGGCCAACCCGGATGTGCTGGAGAAAGCCGGCGTGAAGGTGCCAACCACCCTGGATGAGTTCCACGCTGCCGCCGAGAAACTGGAGGCCGCAGGCGTCATCCCCCTGGCCCACGGTGGCCAGCCCTGGCAGGACGCCACGGTATTCGAAGCGGTGGCCCTGGCGGTTATGGGCCCCGAGGACTTTGCCCGTGCCTTCGTGGAACACGACATGGAGGTGATCAACAGCGCGAAGATGGAGGCGGTGTTCTCCGAATTTGCCAAAGTGATGAGCTATGTGGACGACAACGCCGCCGGGCGCGACTGGAATACCGCCACTGGCATGGTGATCCGGGGTGAGGCGGCGATGCAGATCATGGGCGACTGGGCCAAGGGCGAGTTCACCGCCGCGGGACTGACTCCGGGTGAGGACTACATCTGCGCCCCGGCGCCAGGCACCACTGGCGAGTTCACGTTCAACGTGGATTCGTTCGCCATGTTCAGCCTGAGCGACGAAGCCAACACCGAGGCCCAGAAGGACCTGGCCCGCACCATCCTGGAGCCCGAGTTCCAGACGGTGTTCAACAAGGCCAAGGGCTCCATTCCGGTGCGTACCGATATGGATATGTCGGGCTTCGACACCTGTGCCCAGGCCTCCATGGACACCTTCAAGAGCAGCGCCGACACCGGCGGGCTGGTGCCCAGTTTTGCTCACGGGCTGGCGACCACCAGCTACGTGCAGGGCCAGATCTTCGATGTGGTGACCAACTTCGTGAACTCCGATAACAAGGATCCGGCCAGGGCCACCGACCAGCTGGCAGCCGCCATCCAGGCGGCACTCTGA
- a CDS encoding carbohydrate porin — protein sequence MSNTAYGTQSVKTTRKAPLTRKIPLLSVAISLISLGLAAGQAQAQDSQSVEERLAALEAKLAEVEPQATGEEGFSFSTYARSGLLLGGDLQSVPGGPYLTPAGSVGGAVGRLGNEPDTYLEAILNYRQVAENGTQSLYQLMIADSTTSSNDWTAGDGALNVRQAYVEFSNLASFTGIFEEASIWAGKRFDRDLNFDIHWLDSDIIFLGGLGAGIYDVRFADNVHSNFSLYGRSFLEFPSDIQNQDITSDTDNLIVTADNYFGKVQWTLSGMKAQENDERVVGGVQQAAETGVHTMLAYHGDSFFGLSDGNFKVAVLHGQGLGAETKNIGADGDLHEDAVSTRVAVYGTTYLSENWRLAPALLAETSDDRYIKGDDYQWLTVNARLAQELTTNFEMQYEASWQTMDLTTLGYRGRSDVEGDYSRFTVAPTFKPQVGGFWNRPEIRVFVSYSTWDDELEGYASGDALGADSDFESGQWTFGTQMEVWF from the coding sequence ATGTCCAACACTGCGTATGGCACCCAATCTGTAAAAACTACCCGGAAAGCACCTCTAACCCGGAAAATACCTCTTCTGTCTGTTGCCATCAGCCTGATTTCGCTGGGACTGGCGGCCGGGCAGGCTCAGGCCCAGGACAGCCAGAGCGTGGAAGAACGCCTGGCGGCCCTCGAGGCGAAGCTGGCGGAAGTGGAGCCCCAGGCCACCGGCGAAGAGGGCTTTTCCTTCAGCACCTATGCCCGTTCGGGCCTGTTGCTCGGCGGCGACCTGCAGAGTGTTCCCGGTGGTCCCTACCTGACCCCGGCCGGTTCCGTCGGCGGCGCGGTGGGGCGTCTCGGCAATGAGCCAGACACCTACCTTGAGGCCATCCTCAACTATCGCCAGGTGGCCGAGAATGGTACCCAATCCCTCTACCAGTTGATGATTGCCGATTCCACCACCTCTTCGAACGACTGGACTGCAGGAGATGGCGCCCTGAACGTGCGCCAGGCCTATGTGGAGTTCAGCAATCTGGCCAGCTTTACCGGTATTTTCGAGGAGGCTTCGATCTGGGCCGGCAAGCGCTTTGACCGGGACCTGAACTTTGATATTCACTGGCTGGACAGCGATATCATTTTCCTCGGGGGCCTCGGCGCTGGCATCTATGACGTCAGGTTCGCTGATAACGTACACTCCAATTTTTCCCTGTACGGTCGAAGCTTTCTGGAGTTTCCCTCCGACATCCAGAATCAGGACATCACCTCCGACACGGATAACCTGATCGTCACCGCCGACAACTATTTCGGCAAGGTGCAGTGGACCCTCAGCGGAATGAAGGCGCAGGAGAACGACGAGCGCGTTGTGGGTGGTGTTCAGCAGGCCGCCGAGACCGGTGTCCACACCATGCTGGCCTACCACGGCGACAGCTTTTTTGGGCTGTCGGACGGAAACTTCAAAGTGGCGGTGCTGCATGGCCAGGGCCTGGGGGCCGAGACCAAGAACATCGGCGCCGATGGCGACCTTCACGAAGATGCGGTGAGCACCCGGGTGGCTGTCTATGGCACTACCTATCTGAGCGAAAACTGGCGGTTGGCGCCGGCGCTTCTGGCCGAGACCAGTGATGACCGTTACATCAAGGGCGACGATTACCAGTGGCTGACCGTCAATGCCCGCCTTGCCCAGGAGCTGACCACGAACTTCGAGATGCAGTACGAGGCGTCCTGGCAGACCATGGATCTCACCACGCTGGGTTACCGGGGGCGCAGTGACGTGGAGGGCGACTACAGCCGCTTTACCGTGGCGCCCACCTTCAAGCCCCAGGTCGGCGGGTTCTGGAACCGCCCGGAGATCCGTGTATTCGTCAGCTATTCCACCTGGGATGACGAGCTGGAAGGCTATGCCTCCGGCGATGCCCTCGGCGCCGATAGCGATTTTGAAAGCGGTCAATGGACCTTTGGTACCCAGATGGAAGTCTGGTTCTGA
- a CDS encoding ATP-binding protein has product MSLTNRGESAGSGRRWFPSSLLGRVLLLTLLAMASAQIISSVAWIATFRAQQVQGLVATTRNLAQSAAATAQFFNSLPLEYRHIVLDQLRDMGGTRFFVSLNDRRINMTPLPDTERKRLVTEEVESVLRRRLGNRINLHVDFVDPANLRILNSEMPLDALPQSWAHYALTLEPLNPPVLVTQVEVTEDEWLYLAAALPAPYVSLEDEGIPGQQILFLVVMIAILFPVLAWLIRQQTRPLRRLARAARDLPLEDNQPPLVEKGSAEIVAVTRSFNTMRRRLQSYISDRNQLFRAISHDLKTPITRLRLRVDLIEDDAMRERLEADLRELELLAKNALQSIKDSDIHENAEPVDVERMLRDMAEAYQGDGPGQVTVQGHCRAYRGKPLALKRCFGNLVDNAVKYGNRALVRIEDAAGELRIHVEDEGPGVSEDQLARIFEPYYRLDKNQHQGFGLGLGIARNIAQSHGGELEISNRSTGGLHVTLTLPRH; this is encoded by the coding sequence ATGTCTCTGACTAATCGGGGAGAGTCCGCGGGATCCGGTCGGCGCTGGTTTCCCTCATCATTGCTGGGGCGGGTCCTGTTGCTGACCCTGCTGGCCATGGCCAGTGCCCAGATCATTTCCAGTGTCGCCTGGATTGCCACCTTCCGGGCCCAGCAGGTACAGGGGCTGGTCGCAACAACCCGCAACCTGGCCCAGTCCGCCGCGGCCACCGCTCAGTTCTTCAATTCGCTGCCCCTGGAGTACCGGCATATTGTCCTGGACCAGCTCCGCGATATGGGCGGCACCCGCTTCTTCGTTTCACTCAACGACCGGCGCATCAACATGACGCCCCTGCCGGATACCGAACGGAAGCGGCTGGTTACGGAAGAGGTGGAATCGGTCCTGCGCCGGCGGCTCGGTAACCGGATCAATCTGCATGTGGATTTCGTGGACCCGGCCAACCTGCGCATTCTCAACAGCGAGATGCCGCTGGATGCCCTGCCTCAGTCCTGGGCCCACTACGCGCTCACCCTGGAGCCGCTGAACCCTCCCGTTCTGGTCACCCAGGTTGAGGTGACAGAAGACGAATGGCTCTACCTGGCGGCCGCGCTGCCGGCCCCGTATGTGTCCCTGGAGGATGAGGGCATACCCGGCCAGCAGATCCTGTTCCTGGTGGTGATGATCGCCATTCTCTTTCCAGTGCTGGCCTGGCTTATCCGGCAGCAGACACGCCCGCTGCGCAGGCTGGCCCGGGCCGCCCGGGATCTGCCCCTGGAGGACAATCAGCCGCCGCTGGTGGAGAAGGGGAGCGCGGAAATCGTGGCGGTGACCCGAAGCTTCAACACCATGCGTCGGCGCCTGCAGAGCTACATCAGCGATCGCAACCAGTTGTTCCGAGCCATCTCCCACGATCTGAAAACGCCGATTACCCGGCTGCGATTGCGGGTCGATCTGATCGAGGACGACGCCATGCGCGAACGCCTGGAGGCTGATTTGCGGGAACTGGAGCTTTTGGCGAAGAACGCGCTCCAGTCCATCAAGGACAGCGACATCCACGAGAATGCTGAGCCGGTGGATGTAGAGCGGATGCTGCGGGACATGGCCGAGGCCTACCAGGGCGACGGCCCGGGGCAGGTGACCGTGCAGGGTCATTGCCGGGCTTATCGGGGCAAGCCGCTGGCGTTGAAACGGTGTTTTGGCAACCTCGTGGACAATGCCGTCAAGTACGGGAATAGAGCCCTTGTGCGAATTGAGGACGCGGCCGGCGAGCTCCGGATCCATGTGGAGGACGAAGGCCCCGGTGTCTCCGAAGACCAGCTGGCCCGTATCTTCGAGCCGTACTACCGGCTGGACAAGAACCAGCACCAGGGGTTTGGCCTCGGCCTGGGGATCGCACGCAACATTGCCCAGAGCCACGGCGGTGAGCTGGAAATCAGCAATCGGTCCACCGGCGGCCTGCACGTTACCCTGACCCTGCCACGCCACTGA
- a CDS encoding response regulator: MNDRKASILVVDDDAAILELLGEHLSRVGYDVRTAGDGEQMWRQLDAAHVDLIVLDVMLPGDDGFTLCRQIREHSRVPIIMLTASSDETDRVVGLELGADDYLAKPFSARELQARVKALLRRASFSRSDNPRYVVFDRWRLDTLAHELIDENQESTALSGADFALLQLFLNHPNEVLDRDTISDVTRGRESMPLDRVVDVAVSRLRQRLGDQGRNPRLIKTVRGAGYLLAATVSHVSD, from the coding sequence GTGAATGACAGGAAAGCATCGATCCTCGTGGTGGACGACGATGCCGCCATCCTTGAGCTGCTCGGGGAACACCTTTCCCGGGTTGGCTATGATGTCAGGACCGCCGGTGATGGCGAACAGATGTGGCGGCAACTCGACGCGGCGCATGTGGATCTGATTGTACTGGATGTCATGCTGCCCGGTGACGACGGCTTCACCCTGTGCCGGCAGATCCGTGAGCACAGTCGCGTACCGATCATCATGTTGACGGCCAGCTCGGACGAAACCGACCGGGTGGTTGGTCTGGAGCTGGGGGCCGACGATTATCTGGCCAAGCCCTTCAGTGCCCGGGAGTTGCAGGCCCGCGTCAAGGCGCTGCTGCGCAGGGCCAGTTTTTCCCGATCGGACAACCCGCGCTACGTGGTATTCGATCGCTGGCGGCTGGACACCCTGGCCCACGAGCTGATTGATGAGAACCAGGAGAGCACGGCGCTCTCGGGGGCCGATTTCGCGCTGTTGCAGCTGTTTCTCAACCACCCCAACGAAGTACTGGATCGCGACACCATCTCCGATGTGACCCGCGGCCGCGAGTCCATGCCACTGGATCGGGTGGTGGATGTGGCCGTCAGCCGGCTCCGGCAGCGGCTCGGCGACCAGGGCCGCAACCCACGGCTGATCAAGACCGTGCGGGGCGCCGGCTATCTGCTGGCGGCAACGGTGAGCCATGTCTCTGACTAA
- a CDS encoding substrate-binding periplasmic protein, whose amino-acid sequence MTLRLALGLTTALVYSVCQAQAPTLKLLTFESPPYQMVGPGADDSSLVVGETANTVACAANRAGWATRIRIAPQNRAIHSLERKMIDGYFAIDPSSELDTIAKRSDPVALEKWYFFTRDNRPFSRELRIGVVSGSNEEAWLEANGYRIFLSVSSPAQLLALLKRARIDTALMDERVMNRLRQTNDFNDPQLNTHFVRYAPLYLYLSETFTSDNPEFLGAFNRTLTKCMAGQLALSDEEERRIIKLSERLFAELNSILDIRQIIEAGPRQESFTDVMTIDSQWQALSPFQTPDLAEEILALPGSRALHAWQQSHPGLITEVMVVNDMGTLAAISQLTSDYWQGDEPKFQKVMGGSGASATPGQSLFISPIRYDTSAARFQVTVSTAVPSDIGETAEGVIVIGLGIEDALSEYERQ is encoded by the coding sequence ATGACACTTAGACTGGCATTGGGCCTTACCACAGCGCTGGTCTATTCCGTGTGCCAGGCCCAGGCACCGACACTGAAGCTGCTGACTTTCGAAAGCCCACCCTACCAGATGGTGGGGCCGGGCGCTGATGACTCCAGTCTGGTGGTTGGCGAAACCGCCAATACCGTGGCCTGTGCCGCCAACCGTGCGGGCTGGGCGACGCGCATCCGGATTGCCCCACAGAATCGGGCCATCCACTCACTTGAGCGCAAAATGATTGATGGCTACTTTGCCATTGATCCGTCATCAGAACTCGACACCATAGCAAAACGCAGCGACCCGGTGGCACTGGAGAAATGGTATTTCTTCACCCGGGACAACCGGCCGTTCAGCCGGGAACTTCGCATTGGGGTGGTCTCCGGCAGCAACGAGGAAGCCTGGCTGGAAGCCAATGGCTACCGGATTTTCCTGAGCGTGTCATCGCCGGCCCAGCTGCTCGCCCTGCTCAAGCGCGCCCGGATCGATACCGCGCTGATGGATGAGCGGGTCATGAACCGCCTGCGCCAGACCAACGACTTCAATGACCCGCAACTGAACACACACTTTGTTCGCTATGCGCCCCTGTACCTGTACCTGAGCGAGACCTTCACCTCGGATAATCCGGAGTTTCTGGGTGCGTTCAACCGCACGCTCACCAAATGCATGGCTGGCCAACTCGCACTGTCCGATGAGGAAGAGCGGCGGATTATCAAACTCTCGGAACGCCTGTTCGCGGAACTGAACAGTATCCTGGATATTCGTCAGATCATTGAGGCGGGGCCCCGGCAGGAAAGCTTTACCGACGTGATGACCATCGACAGCCAGTGGCAGGCCCTGTCACCGTTCCAGACACCGGATCTGGCCGAGGAGATTCTGGCACTGCCAGGCTCCCGGGCCCTGCACGCCTGGCAGCAATCTCACCCGGGGCTGATCACCGAGGTCATGGTGGTGAACGACATGGGCACCCTGGCCGCCATCAGCCAGCTGACCTCCGATTACTGGCAAGGCGATGAGCCAAAATTCCAGAAAGTCATGGGAGGGTCCGGAGCGAGCGCCACCCCCGGACAATCCCTGTTCATCTCACCCATTCGTTACGACACCTCGGCAGCACGGTTTCAGGTTACTGTCAGCACGGCGGTTCCGTCCGACATTGGCGAGACCGCCGAGGGGGTTATTGTCATTGGCCTGGGTATCGAAGACGCCCTGAGCGAATACGAGCGCCAGTAA
- the ftsH gene encoding ATP-dependent zinc metalloprotease FtsH, protein MAGQAQRSNPQDDRKEQETSRQEPKDPLSEQGQQNEPPQWLRFVNFLLVAFLVFYAVQMFSQSNFEQLTYTEFKERVTSGQVSEVTIEGHQVRGTLKSAEGSGDGTGQTVFQTQVPEVGETRIVELLEQNGVPITAKESGPDLLSRMLVNFLPWLIILAVFVYFWQRMARQMGGQQGGLFNMGKSKAKRFRKDEPRKRFDDIAGSDSAKRDLTEIVDYLKNPSYYQRLGAKLPRGVLMVGPPGTGKTLMARAVAGEAEVPFFSISGSEFIEMFVGVGASRVRNMFEEARKEAPAIIFIDELDAIGRSRGAGVGGGHDEREQTLNQILSEMDGFSPHEAVVVIAATNRPDVLDAALMRPGRFDRKVTLDSPHRKAREQILEIHTKAMPLDDDVDLAAVSRRTVGFSGADLENLANEAALFAGRDGSKLVAMAHFNLARDKILMGAEREQTLSDDEKKVIAFHESGHALTALLFPKADPLEKVTIIPRGRALGLTEQAPDEERLNMTASYARDRIAVMLGGRVSERLIFGEVSSGAENDIEQATKLARRMVSRWGMSEAIGPVSVSSSQEEVFLGHEISREREFSEATAEKIDDEVRKLITGIEGDVAKRLEENRDRLERMAERLLEEETLEASEIESLLSIDSSKD, encoded by the coding sequence ATGGCTGGCCAGGCCCAGAGATCCAATCCTCAGGATGATCGGAAGGAGCAGGAGACCTCCCGGCAGGAACCGAAGGATCCTCTGTCGGAACAGGGGCAGCAGAACGAGCCGCCCCAGTGGCTTCGATTCGTCAATTTCCTGCTGGTCGCGTTTCTGGTGTTCTATGCGGTGCAGATGTTCAGCCAGTCAAACTTCGAGCAGCTGACCTACACCGAGTTCAAGGAACGGGTTACGTCCGGACAGGTCTCGGAAGTAACCATTGAAGGGCATCAGGTGCGGGGTACCCTCAAGAGCGCTGAAGGCAGCGGCGATGGTACTGGCCAAACGGTATTCCAGACCCAGGTTCCGGAGGTCGGTGAGACCCGCATCGTGGAGTTGCTGGAGCAGAACGGCGTGCCGATCACGGCAAAAGAGTCCGGGCCGGACCTGCTCTCTCGCATGCTGGTCAATTTTCTTCCATGGCTGATTATCCTCGCTGTGTTCGTCTATTTCTGGCAACGCATGGCGCGCCAGATGGGCGGGCAGCAGGGCGGCTTGTTCAACATGGGCAAGTCCAAAGCCAAGCGATTCCGCAAGGACGAGCCGCGCAAGCGATTTGACGACATTGCCGGCTCCGACAGCGCCAAGAGGGATCTGACGGAAATCGTCGATTACCTCAAGAACCCTTCTTACTATCAGCGGCTGGGCGCCAAGCTGCCCCGGGGCGTGCTGATGGTGGGGCCGCCCGGTACGGGCAAAACGCTGATGGCTCGTGCGGTTGCCGGCGAGGCAGAAGTGCCGTTCTTTTCCATCTCGGGTTCCGAATTTATTGAAATGTTTGTCGGGGTTGGGGCGTCCCGTGTCAGGAACATGTTTGAGGAAGCCCGCAAGGAAGCACCCGCGATCATCTTTATTGATGAACTGGACGCCATCGGCCGCTCCCGGGGCGCCGGCGTGGGCGGCGGACATGACGAGAGAGAACAGACCTTGAACCAGATTCTGTCTGAAATGGACGGTTTCTCGCCCCACGAAGCGGTCGTGGTCATAGCGGCCACCAACCGTCCGGATGTATTGGATGCGGCGCTGATGCGCCCGGGGCGCTTTGATCGCAAAGTTACCCTGGACAGCCCCCATCGCAAGGCCCGGGAACAGATACTGGAAATTCACACCAAGGCCATGCCACTGGATGACGATGTCGACCTGGCCGCGGTATCGCGCCGTACCGTCGGATTCTCCGGGGCTGATCTGGAGAATCTCGCCAACGAGGCAGCACTGTTCGCCGGCCGGGACGGCAGCAAGCTGGTGGCCATGGCCCACTTCAATCTTGCCCGCGACAAAATTCTGATGGGCGCCGAGCGTGAGCAGACTCTGAGCGACGATGAAAAGAAAGTCATCGCTTTCCATGAGTCCGGTCACGCCCTGACGGCACTGCTGTTTCCCAAGGCCGATCCCCTGGAGAAGGTGACGATCATTCCCCGGGGGCGGGCGCTGGGTCTGACCGAACAGGCCCCGGACGAAGAGCGTCTGAACATGACCGCCAGCTATGCCCGGGACCGGATCGCCGTGATGCTCGGCGGCCGGGTGTCCGAGCGTCTGATTTTCGGTGAAGTGAGCAGCGGTGCGGAGAACGATATCGAACAGGCAACCAAACTGGCCCGGCGCATGGTGTCCCGATGGGGCATGAGCGAGGCCATCGGGCCGGTATCGGTCAGCTCCAGTCAGGAAGAGGTGTTCCTGGGCCATGAGATTTCCCGGGAGCGGGAGTTCAGTGAGGCCACGGCCGAGAAGATCGACGACGAAGTCAGGAAACTCATCACTGGTATCGAAGGGGATGTGGCCAAGCGACTGGAGGAAAACCGGGATCGGCTGGAACGTATGGCGGAAAGGCTCCTGGAAGAGGAAACCCTGGAGGCGTCCGAGATCGAGTCCCTGCTGTCCATTGACAGCTCCAAAGACTGA